The genomic stretch ATGTTACTGCACGCTGCAATCATAGAAAATATTTTACAGTTTTGATGATTATCTTCACTAAAAACACTAGTATTACTATCAGTTTCAGAGAGGCAAGTTCGACATATGCAATCCAAACTTGAGGGAAATTCCATAGCAAGTATTATTGAATTAACCGCTGTTTTTTCTAACCTCTTGAATGTTTGAAAGTTATACTTATAGATTTGTTGTAATCGGAATAAAATAGATAGTACATCAAAATTTTAAGCTGATAAATGCAGatctatatataaatatatatatatatatatatatatatatatatatatatatatatatatatatatatatatatatatatatatatatatatatatatatatatgaataattaaaaaacacaatttgtagcagagatgccagatgttttttttaaatctgcaaCTGTTCGATAAACCGGTAAAACTGGTCGAAGTTaaggcccaagcacaatggaatgcgggatacgtttgcgttgcgttgatgttgatttgacagaaaatgtatgggctaacttaGCAAAATTGTCGCTGCaacagcgatgccagattggaagagaTTTATTTTGCAGTGAAGACATCTTTGTTTGCGAAGACAAATGGAAGACATTCGAAAGTATGTGAAGACATTATGAAATATGTGATATGACCCACATTTTGCAAAGGTGGTGACCTTTTgtttttgctcgacagtttttGATTTGCCGGGTAACTTTTTCAGTCTATGGTCGGTCTTAACGGGTCATCTCGGGTTGGAGGACATTTTTTATTGAAACGTTAAGACATTTGGAAAAATGACCTGGAATCCCTGCGCTACATTGCAATTTGCTGGTGAGTCCAGCGACGCGAAGACTTCTAGCGATGTCATTATTTTACAACCATGGTTCGTCAATCATGTTGTGTTGTCTTGGCTATGAAAAAGATGCTTCTCAAAAATGCTGCAGATATTTATTGCGACTTTTACGCCTAATCGGACTACCCCGAAATACacgattatcacagtcgaatctcgcacacgatttcgcagtttgggtgatgggtatcgatactagcgttatcgaaacgcttgacagaaatattttattatatagacAAAATAAATCTCTATCATGACTGCTACGTTCACACTTATTTCCGCCTTgattgttcggtaatttttattacggtcgcgttcagtaaacttgaaattttagtGGTCATTCTGTAATTTCCTGAAAAATTACTGATGTCGGTTAACTTTTTTGCCGAAATACTGTTCAATAAAACTCACTTGACGAgttcagcaaaaaacattgctgACCTCTTCAGTAAACTAGAatactttttgcacttttttatagttcagtaaatatttaaCGATCTATCAGCACTTATCCAGATGTTGCTGAGTAATCTCTAATTGGTTTACTGAACTTTTGTTTATTTCACTatactgttcggtaatttttccgCATCTGTCATAACAGAATCGCACATCAGAAGTCTGCCATTTTgagattttcagaaaagtttcgtGGCTGTGTTATTTAAAGTGTTCTACGAGCCATTTGGACAAAAAACTCTAAAAGCGGTATCGTGCTTTCAAATTTACCACCACAGTAGATTGATTTACATAAAgtcttcaataaaaagtttataTTCGTCATGATATAAAACGTATCTAGTTTTAGTAGGATGTGCATGAAACGTTAGTATAATGGTCTGAACAATCCGAAATACCTGTATAAAATTAGTCATCGGTTGCAATAGCAGCTATAGGAATAGTTACATTCATATTTATCTATATTATTATAACCGGGAAAAAGCTTACGTTACATTTTGCGGAACACTTGTAAATTTGTGACGAATCATCAGCTTTGTAAATGCCGACTAATGCAGCAACTTTTGATGGAcgctttgtaaatttttgctgaGCTATCTTCTTTATTTGACGTTTCAGCCACAGTGAAAAAATACCGAACGCTCGTTAAGCAAATGAATTACCGAACAGATTactgatggctcagctgttgaaaactcagtaaaaagtttgctgagttcggtaaaagaaactaagtgtgtgGTAGGTTAATAAGAAATCACTCCAGCAACGGTCAGTGCTTGATACCTATGTATATTAATAAAGTATACTTAAAACCGTGAGGTCTGGTATCAATACAATGACAATTGAGAACTGTGATACTTAGTatcacccaatcaatcatgcaacacttagttttgttttaatattcagcctaattttcaactaaagctgcttaaaaatatatacttgatgttgcaaatgaaaaacaaaacaaacaatgaacccaaaaaaactgccactgcgctactgaggtgtcaatttgatagagcgaaataaaaaattgggcaatgaatgattatcacagaagtcCAAATAGTCATGCAAGGGCAATAATTTGTCTTCAATGTTTTGTGAGCATGATAAATTACAAGCACAGTATTGCGCACACTTATAAATTCGTTTTCGCGACGGTACTGCACCATTCCCGGAGTTACAAGGTAAAAAGTGTAAcatgagtgtagctacaccgcaaaaacgaatttaCCTAAACCCACCATACTTTTTGACAGCTTGCCTTCATTCGTGTGCGGCGGTGCAGCTTAAAtacattattagaaaaaaaatgcaaaaatattggaaatttaaaaaatcttgTTTGTGGCTGTAATAATTTATTCGTGTACGTACATCTAATAAGTGTTACGCAATACATTCAATAAATTCCATTCTTGattgaacatttaaaaaatagaGTTTGAATCAATCAGATTCCGCAGGAAGTATATTAGTGTTACTCAATCTTTTCtggcaacaacaatgcacagattcaaactctcgccaaacatgtgaaaagggcccatgtgccgtTTGTAAACAAGCCGAATTTTCTCATTTTGTGATTAATACATGCGTGATCTATCCCTACAAATAAGATTTGTTGATAAAAGAAGTTTATTTTTAATCAACAAATCTTATTTGTATGGgcagattaagcttgtattcgtccaaaaacgtgaaattgtggcttgtttacatatggcacatgggcccttttcacatgtttggcgagaactGTGCTTGAAGAAGTGGGCTGAAAATCCAGTAGTCAAAGCAATAAGCAATACAATGTAGTTTAAATGTCCTATTAGTAAATTCACATAGATTTACGactgaaaaacaatcaaaactattagaaaatattagggtatcttcagcggtggtctatttttgaaacaactttatactagatttacaccagcgaaacctgaatagaaccagctaatatagaccaacttttcgttctccgcaccggtgttgtatatcttgttgttttaaaccgctgacatctgtcacactgtcaacaattcaatactccatgctatcagttaaagAGACTTGTTATATTAAgaaacactcaatatttaataaacggaaattcgataatttttacgcacattaaacgattactttggcaagacactttatatccacaagacttcatGGATtcgacggtttgacccgagcgtcagtgacatttctcagcatggattggtatgatcgaatgCTACAAATAGGGTtacggaggatagcgaaaaatatttgatcgcgtaggtgttcatcttccgttttcgtctcatcaatctttcaaaatcttgcagttcctaAAACTTGGTtcgggttttgaggatattgggtggcattgcgcagcttgattcgaacaattttggctattttcgagtaggtcacatactgccagttatgcttcaagcttaaaaggagcaatcattgtcatttgtcctgcggctcatctaatcCGCAAAgtcaaaaaatacgaaaaacgaaacataacgccccccagcgatcatttggttttgttcgagttgctcgaaacaaaatgctcaatgtcaccccagcattttgaacgttttcagttcagtgtcttcgaggaacatttttctggcctcttaagttctcctctagtcccaatacaattaaggcgaatagccaacatatctgtcatcctggtggttgcaaaccaagtagttgagcctacggttatggtcttccagaattcctcCTTTTTCTgctcggtttccttgaagccaaaaacgacaaacctgttcattttctttttcagaaaagccacaaaaataaattgggaattgtcataaaaaatctttgttttgtttattccccaacactcgcttTTGCTTATATGAAAATAGCtagaaatgaggtattcaattaaaatatgacattttacccacctattggtagcgtacaaagggttttagaacgttctatttcttgttccaaaaagtgacaaaaatagaccaaaacgtataccagtttcaatttttttcaatttagatctggtataaaacaaaatttacatcaccgcacagtggtccaataatgcaaaaagtggaacttaattccatatcgccttttaacttcatcctagcttaatagtgtcttcggagcaattgtttgtatgaatgacccgcataattgcaaattgtaaaaaaatattaaaagtttactatactaaaaataaaaaaattaacttttttgtgttaagagatagaagaatagtttattcagcaaagttgtagaaaattcaaaaatatgaaactttgttgaacaaatgaaaatcctatcttttttcggtacaaagttatgaagtacattacatggaacttatttaaaagttagttttttgtacttaactttagttagttgcattttacacgaaagtgtagttcggaggaattgttagggcacacaaaacaaacatttttgccgaagactatatatctccaggagttttccttacaaagttatatcatattctagcttattttttcgataacttcaagaatgtataggttaaaaaggggcaagtggaatcatgatgtcaatagtttttcttgaagttaagctgaagtactataaacttctttaagttccatttgtcccaatccacccattttagagtacagcgaacatatgtcacagtaggttttcatatatcaaaaatactaacttttttgtgttaagagatagaggaatggtcttCTCGGCAAAGTTtgagaacgtgcaaaaatatgaaactttgctgaacaaacaaaatttctatcttcattgggaacagagttacagagtatttcatgtaaaagttacttaaaagttagttttttgtactaaacttttgttagttacattttacaagaaaactttgttctgaagaagcatttgggcatacaaaacacacgtttttgttgaaggctacacatatccaggacttttccttataaagttatagcacatttcagcatattttttcgatagttttagaagtttatagtacttcagcttaacttcaagaaaaactattgacatcatgattccacttgcccctttttaacctatacattcttgaagttatcgaaaaaataagctaaaatatgatataactttgtaaagaaaactcctggagatatatagtcttcggcaaaaatgtttgttttgtgtgccctaacaattcctccgaactacactttcgtatAAAATGTAACTTactaaagttaagtacaaaaaactaacttttaaataagttccatgtaatgtactttataactttgtaccgaaaaaagataggattttcatttgttcaacaaagtttcgtatttttgaattttctacaactttgctgaataaactattcttctatctcttaacacaaaaaagttaattttgttatttttagtatagtaaacttttaatatttttttacaatttgcaattatgcgggtcattcatacaaacaattgctccgaagacactattaagctaggatgaagttaaaaggcgctatggaattaagttccactttttgccttattggaccactgtgcaccggtgcagcagtgaatttgagtttgttccaaaaaaatagaacaaaacaacgatttggaccagcgctgaagatgcccttagaaAATATTAGCGTCGCATATATTGGGACATTTTATATTGAATCAAAGACTATATTATATTTAAATACTACAAAACTGGAAAATTgggtttagctattcacggatttctgattttcatatcagctaaaagagtgtaattttcagaGCAAAacgggatttaaaaaaaaaattatgtcatTGTTCTTCGATttataaatgaagaataaaaattgctacaaatcgctacaatgaccgTTTCAAGCAATCCTCGAGCAGTCACAATccttttgtatggtcaacaaaataatgatcaattatggtgaaagcacagacaaacagacgggccccttcgaagaaaaatcctgagaGATAATCGTTTTTATTCGAAACATTagactcatgcgccaccatgtgagcttattgcctactaacttattttcgtagaacggtttttgtctttactAATGGATgcgcacgcttgcttaaatcaacaccagcggcatGACTGACAGTTTTTGTcgttgataatgaatgtgcacgcttaaGACACTAGCAGCATTACTGCCCactaagggaacatccataaatgacgtagcttttttttaggtttttttaactccccctcccccttcgtatttcgtcaaaaattcaattacgtagctttatagcACCCCCCTCCCTCTCATGATATTTTTTCGCCTgcttttattatcaaaaacacatgaatgaacaagaaaaaactagaaaataataaaaataactctaaacagacaaaacaatgataaaatagaacaattagaaaaaaaaagttttttctcagtttctatttgctacgtagcttggtttGATCCCCtaccctccccctcgtcacatttcgtcacaaaactccaaaccccctcctccctctaaaatgctacgtcatttataaaTGTTCCCtaagtaaaatttcaaaataatcgttattttgctgatattgtcattttttgcacttaatgctattgccatattttttgcacattcaaagtacgaaataaaagtgtgaaattgactgtcagagtgggggtttatattgaggggttatatttattttcaggtctcaTTCTACCAAagcttaaagtttgatatgtcgcaagccaggtttcagcaccattgtgcatatggtcaggtttacccgatttttgctttattaacctcgacACGAGcacacccgatttttgctttattaacctcggcaagagtggaaaacttggctgtataGCGTGCTCATAACGGTTATCAGgaatttctgatggtacgctcaattttaaatgatgcgccgattattcttgaatctttcggaaagtttcatgtttgagaactaaacattcgtacacattattatcatttttctgaTGGCAacaccgtacagtcgtccacatggatactcagggtggccacccaaccgggaaaaccgggaaaaaaccgggaatttcactgaacattacaagccggggtgggattgtgccatacaaacccattttttgtcagccatctcatggcgatcacaagaccaaaatttcttaagtaagtttcctcgaatacttaaccaaaaAAAGACTAGTCCTGTGACCCGGAAAAGATGGCTGACATATCTTACAGtgcataaaacagtttttgtttttattcatattcctcttggaagctaacttgaccaaggtaagctccccggaagtagcattcaaatggctcgaattttgtctagagcaaatggttcacaacgataatctcgcgggaactgtagctgatagatgtcgccaagaatattcacaactattgagtatgcattcgacgaagacattactgacttcctaccttgatactttttgtagagatctgatagctgcTTCAGGCAAGAAACTTCCTAACTTTACTGTGTTTATTAGGAAGATTCTGATTCTCTTGCATGGCAATGCCACGTTGGAGCGAGGTTTCTACGTGAACAAGGAGTGCGTAGTCATGAATTTGGAAAAAGACAGACTTGTAGCACAGCGCTTGGTGTACGATACAGTACAGGTTGCCGGATGAGGACACGAAATTGATATTGATGAGAAGATGCGTGAGCTGCTGAAGTAACGTGTTTTAAGTGTTATGAAAATACTCTTTTATATATTACTCTTTTATACATCGAATCTTATctggttgaggtaaaaacgattccttcaaacttaatttggcctaAAATTCCTCGGTAATGAGTATcatatgcgttgtttataagatacttgTAGACATCTCCTCTCGGAAAGGTGACATCCGTcgcatttttttgattttttgcgaCTATATCTCTTGATTTCAATAAGGCTGAACACGTCAAGAAGTGACTCAGAGCATATTGAGATGTAAATCGAAAGTCACGCTTTTTTATTCCTTAACTGCATGGAAAACTacagaattcaaaagtacaattaaCCAGGAAAcatatttgaacgaaccgggaaaaaccgggagtaaaccgggaatttaatttcgggttttgagtggccaccctggatactgaaaaaattgtttcacctttcagcagtcatgtcttggccttgtcgtcagttgattttgacgttaagtatacatcatattaacagtgtataaattagttcgatgcgcagcgacaatcatgtccgatgaattctgcaagagtcaggtatcttgttctagtcatctttgttaACAGCCTATTCGGGGCACAGTCCGAACTGTCTGggttatcgttaaaccatatagATTATAGTCCGTTCATGGTTCCTATTTATTAGGGATCTCAACGTATGTgcaaacgagatagcatatcaccgccacttctTATACACCTTTATCTGGCAGCAGGCACAaatgagcccaggacatgagttcattgtcattcactatTATTCGGTATAGGGATGTCAATAGCTCGGTTTTACGagtcgaataaaaaagttagtcaatATTGCGCCTTGAGAAGAGATCTagcacctctgacatgtgaaacccagttgctctctctctctctgagtatctctacacCTAAAGAAAATAACTATTGAGTTCCATAAGAACCTGATCGGATTTTGCGCCACAAGGATCCCTTATAGAAGTTATAAGTTTGTCTTATGACTTGGAGGGGAAATTTTATTCTCGACTGCTAACGATTTTCTTGTCAtacttataaaatttattagTCGTATGTATGCATGTTATAAGAACAGACATATCAAAGTCATAGCTTTTCAgtatgaatttcatgaagagATTGATATGAATATCATTAGTTAAATGTTATAATGCTCATAATTGCTGCCAGGAAATTTATAATACTAGTGTATGTTATcatgttttgttaaaaaaacttttttactcTAGTTTTTACTTATTATTTACTCACAAATATCGCAAATACATGACTGAGAGTACAAGTAAATGTCAGGCAATATTTCGAGGATTTTGATTTCGAGAAACAAGTTCGCCCTTGATTCCTCTTACCGAGTGTCGTCAGCGTTGTCCTCTTTGATGATCAGATTTATTAGTTGCTAGAATACACATAGGAGACCTGATGTAATGGTAGGATTTGTAGAGAGGTTCTTACTGTTTTTTGCTCCAATTTTCACCAGCTGACACCAGCAGTGCAAATTTCAGCTTAGCTTTAAAGAAAAACTTCAAACACTTATCTGACGATGCACTAGCTATAGAATCAACAATTCTGGTCTACTATTTTGCAGATTTTATAAGATATGACTATGGAGTATTcacaatgttgacgtttatCATAAATCACGCGTATGGGATGCACATGACGTTTATATGAAAATCCTAAAATatacttatgaaatttataagcttGATATGTAATGCATAAGTGTCTGATAAAATCAAAATCTGCATGTTCATAAGTTGTAACTCATGAAatttttaagtgtttttctctTAGTGTAGTCTGTACAGGCACTGTAAGAAAAAGTTGTCAAATTTTTAGACGttatcagggataccagatgtgccgATTTGTCTGTAAAACGCGAATATTTaaagtccgtgtgcagattttattgatttgctgatttttcatagtttctgtagatttatGTTACAGTTTTctcatatttgcgcagattttctcaaaatgtgtgcagatttttgcagacttttgcctgcgcgtgtgcaatttttttcgagcaattgcaaacatttttcaaaaacatctggtatCTCTGGACGTTACCTACGTTACATCATTGAAACCGCGTTGTGCAGGTTTATGTGTATTAAAGCAACTCTTCACTTCTTATGGAGTAATGTTTAAAACGATCTTTGTGAAAAAGTTCGATTCTTTCGCTTACTCTTCCGGAAAATCTCTCAAGAAACTGTCTATTTTTTTGTCGGATCCTGTTTATTAATATCTTTGAAATGCGTAAAGCGAGTGAaacttgaaaataatcaaaatattacattatttttgatAAAACGCAGTGGAAATTACAGCTTAGGTTAAAATCAACAGACTGTCTTAAAAAAATGAGCTCAAATACGTTCACAAAATATACCAAATATTCTGTCAAGGAACTTGAATACTACGTGGCGAATCCAGATACCTGTGTAGAAAAAATAGGTTGGACAGACATCGTTTCTGTGTTACCGAAATATCTTAACAATATTGGCGATGGAGTAAGAAATtacctttccaaaaaaattggtACTTACGACCGCAAGATTGATGGTGTCATTTTAGCTTTCAAGAACACAAAAGTTCTTAGTTCATTAATGGCGATTCGTCCAAACAGCGCGCGGTTACATATGAAAATTAGTaccgatttttacatttttaaaccaGTGAATGGGTCCGCTGTAGAAGGAACGGTGCAATATGTTTCCAATAATTATCTCAGCGCAGTTATCTACCGGGTATTCAATGTTACTATAAAATTGCAATCGAAAAAGCGGTTGAACATAGTTCGCGGAAGCGAAATAAAATTTATCATTAaatcatacaacatgaaaagtaatttaccttatatcgaaggAGAACTAATTGACAGAGTCGCTGAAAATGGATTATTCAAAACAAATGGTATTGCTCTCAGTAGCAACGCTTTGAAAAGTAAAATTAAACTGGAGGATGCTTCGAATAGTAGTCTCTGCAATGCAACATCTTCACAGAAGTCAATAGGTaggtatatttttgaaaatattttccactttttacaACGCTTATATTCCATAATTTTAGATCATCCTATTTACAACGTTACAGAAAATAAAATAGAGGATAGTAACTGCAAACATAAGAAAGTAAAAGGCGAAATAAATGTTGAAGACAACATGCTCACTGACGAAGAAATGGAGCATTCTATAGCagcaattttgaaaaactttgagAGAGAAATCAGCGATGACACTGATTCGGTTCAAGACTCAGCTAAATTGAAAGCATCGCAagaattcaattcaaaatgtaTTAACACGTCCAAACGTGCTCcaacaaaaaagagaaaaaaagtagTTGGATGTAAGAACATTGAGTCAATGAGAGAAGCTCTTTTAAATAAGTTTGCTTCTAACTATGAAAACAGCGAGAAATGCAAAAATCAATCGCCAAGTGTTCTAGATTCTGTATTAagtgaaaaacaaccaaaaaaacgaaaaaaagttgcagTAACTACAACAAATGACTTTGAAGCATCTATTATGTCATCTCTGTTAAAAGTCGCCGCAGAAGCAGAAAAACAAAGCAATGAGCTGACGATATCGAAGTCACATAAAAAAGAATCGAGGAAATCGGTTCGGTTTAATGACACAATCACGGAAGCTTCATTTAGCGTAACAGACGAGCAAGACCTTATAAAGGTATCATATTTAAAATCATAAGGATTGAATGTTGAAAAGCGCTGTTCATAATTAGTTTTAAGAAATAAATTTTTACaccaaaaatcgaaaaaatgtcGAAGTTATTTAGAATCATCAGAATCAAAATGAAGTAAAAACTTTGTAAGCTCTTTACATtataatgtttttaatatttcgaTTGAactacagattttattttatgaGTCCCGCC from Wyeomyia smithii strain HCP4-BCI-WySm-NY-G18 chromosome 3, ASM2978416v1, whole genome shotgun sequence encodes the following:
- the LOC129732975 gene encoding uncharacterized protein LOC129732975 isoform X1 gives rise to the protein MSSNTFTKYTKYSVKELEYYVANPDTCVEKIGWTDIVSVLPKYLNNIGDGVRNYLSKKIGTYDRKIDGVILAFKNTKVLSSLMAIRPNSARLHMKISTDFYIFKPVNGSAVEGTVQYVSNNYLSAVIYRVFNVTIKLQSKKRLNIVRGSEIKFIIKSYNMKSNLPYIEGELIDRVAENGLFKTNGIALSSNALKSKIKLEDASNSSLCNATSSQKSIDHPIYNVTENKIEDSNCKHKKVKGEINVEDNMLTDEEMEHSIAAILKNFEREISDDTDSVQDSAKLKASQEFNSKCINTSKRAPTKKRKKVVGCKNIESMREALLNKFASNYENSEKCKNQSPSVLDSVLSEKQPKKRKKVAVTTTNDFEASIMSSLLKVAAEAEKQSNELTISKSHKKESRKSVRFNDTITEASFSVTDEQDLIKVSYLKS
- the LOC129732975 gene encoding uncharacterized protein LOC129732975 isoform X2 — protein: MAIRPNSARLHMKISTDFYIFKPVNGSAVEGTVQYVSNNYLSAVIYRVFNVTIKLQSKKRLNIVRGSEIKFIIKSYNMKSNLPYIEGELIDRVAENGLFKTNGIALSSNALKSKIKLEDASNSSLCNATSSQKSIDHPIYNVTENKIEDSNCKHKKVKGEINVEDNMLTDEEMEHSIAAILKNFEREISDDTDSVQDSAKLKASQEFNSKCINTSKRAPTKKRKKVVGCKNIESMREALLNKFASNYENSEKCKNQSPSVLDSVLSEKQPKKRKKVAVTTTNDFEASIMSSLLKVAAEAEKQSNELTISKSHKKESRKSVRFNDTITEASFSVTDEQDLIKVSYLKS